In Carettochelys insculpta isolate YL-2023 chromosome 3, ASM3395843v1, whole genome shotgun sequence, the genomic stretch CCCAACACAAAGGCCTGCATCCAAGACCCAAAAAGCAAAATGTCCTTTCATGGGACCTAGGCGCAGGCCTGCCAAGGgcaggagcaaagggggcagttgcaagTGGCagtgagggtgtgggagggaggcccaATGACACAGTCCAgacggcactgagggctgactgcccttggttcCACCCCTTCCGCTCTTGGCCCCACTGctttggggcatggagctgggctctCCTCCCACCTTACTCTGGAGTCACCCCTGGGGGCTCAGAGGCAGAGTTCCCTAAAATTACTCCCAGGAAGGAGGGATACTGCAAAACCCAAAAGGAGAGAAATAGCACAGGAAAAGGCAGGAAAGTGCAGGGAATGGCATTTAGCTGCTGTgtagagggtccctgagcctcaTCTTGGAGTGGAGGGTGAGCCCATGttccccttccattgtgaaataGTGAAATGGGAACCTGCCGGAAAGGGCTGGAGAGCAGAAACCTTGATACCCTTCTTGCAGAAGGGGCAGCACAATAGTGACCAGGCTGGAGTGGCTGAGGCATTCTGGGATACAATCTGGGTGAAATCAACTATTCTAAATAGTTGCATTGTATCTTTGAGATCTACCTAAACTAGTAAAGCCGAAGGATAATTTTTTTCTCAGATCCCAGTGAGAATCATGGCTTATTTCCTGCAGCAGGAGTAAATCTGCATAACTCCACGGAAGTCAGCACTAATGTTCACAAGCTGAACATCTGATATGTCTTGGAACAACTTGCATAAAATTTGCATGTGCAGTTACCACAATTCTACAAGCAAGCACAAACTGCCAGCATACCAAAAGGCCAATTGTGtcagttatgcaaatgagacctTCGCAATAGTTTAAGAAGTTTGTATTCCAAAGACAAGAAACAGTGAAAACATTAAACATTATGTAATGGTACACCTACTCGACAGATCTGGCTAAATTTGAATGGGTAAATTTTCGTTTGAATGTTATGGACTGTGCTTGGGTGCTTACCTCTTGGAAACCTGCACTTTTAACCAGAATAGCTTGAAATGATGATGTCCTATTCAATGAAAGCAAGTCTCTTAAGATAATTGGTTCAGTGGATTCACTGAAATCAAGGAAGGTCTTTCCATTTACTCGCTCCTGTGCAGAAGCCCAGCAGAAGGTCTGAGCAGATTTATACGTCACGAAAACCCTAgagcaggggttagcaacccTTCCAAGGTGGAATgccaaaatttcaccttttgatCTCTTTGTACAGTCCAAGCaccggtgatacttttaaaagtctttagagctgtgtctacacgtgcacgctacttcgaagtagcggcactaacttcgaaatagtgcccgtcacggctacacgcgtcgggcgctatttcgaagttaacttcgacgttaggcggcgagacgtcgaagtcgctaacctcatgaggggatcggaatagcgccctacttcaacgttcaacgtcgaagtagggaccgtgtagacgatccgcgtcccacaacgtcgaaattgtggggtcctccatggcggccatcagctggggggttgagagatgctgtctctccagcccgtgcggggctctatggtcaccgtgtgcagcagcccttagcccagggcttctcgctgctgctgctgcagcgggggattcatgctgcatgcacagggtctgcaactcgttgtcggctctgtgtatcttgtgctgtttagtgcaagtgtgtctgggaggggccctttaagggagtggctggctgttgagtccgccctgtgaccctgtctgcagctgtgcctggcacccttatttcgatgtgtgctactgtggcgtgtagacgttccctcgctacgcctattttgatgtggtgctgcgcaacgtcgatgttgaacatcgacattgccggccctggaggacgtgtagacgttattcatcgaaatagcctatttcgatgtcgccacatcgaaataggctacttcaatgtaggcttcacgtgtagacgtagcctagtacTCCTACTTGcattttcattaataaataaataaagatgcagagctttatcgtttagatggtggttggtagcattagctggtcttttgttaatacacaggtggcatggctttgcaCAAGCTCCTAACTGCATGGGGAGACATGGGACGGGGAGAGCAGGGCTGacagtggcacacaagccaaggGTTGCTTACCCCTGCCCTAGGGCTAGCACAGGATTTAGGTTCAAATGCAAATTGTGCATAGGCCATTGCACTGAGCCCCATACCAGAATGACTTTCACTGTCACTGGCTTCCCCCTCCGTTTACTGCAGCTGTTTTCAGAACTCGGTCAATactcacatctctaaaaatttcACACAGTCTTTGTGCCCATAGATTTCTGCAAGCCTTTTCGGAGTGTCCCCATAGAAATCTGTAGCATCGATAGCAGCATGCAAAAAATGAAGAGTCCTTAGCACGCCGAGTCTTCCGGACTCAGCAGCAAAATGAGCAGGAGTCCAACCCACGTCATTTCTCAAGCAGAGGCGAGCACCATGCTGCACAAGTAGTTTTACCATCTCTGATTGCCCTTGTAAATATgcagaaaacaaaggaagaaaaaatggtTCAAAAGGGATATATTCAATTTGTTCTATAAACTACATGGCAGTGCCATGAATCTGTGGCCACTGACTACAAGCACTGCAGGGATGTCATCAGCTAAGCTGCACATACTCAAGAACTCTAGTTCCAACATGCACAAGCCACTGCCATTTGTGCTGATGCTCTGTTAGATGTACTACCTTTAGGTCTTATACCCTCTGTAGACAGAATATAGCATATACGGCTGATTAGGTCTGAGTTTTCATCCGGACAGTGATTCTAAGCTTCATATCCACACAAACTggtatacagtaaattctttcatatccagcattctgtcatccagaactctcaaataactggcattttaaccatgagtaaattttagttaccttttccataagtacggtatagtgaaagtaaatacaaataaatgcagcaaatacagtataagtgtacaatactgcttttgttggtaaataaagtactctgcatatattttttgtttgtttcttaatatctaatcttgttttgcttCAGTGTTATGCATGGCTAGATatacctattatccagaatatttgatatccagcaaactcctgatcccaaggctgccagatataaaaaagtttactgtattacatACTCTCTCTAGCTAACCAGATcaactgcgtctacactacccctccctttcggaagcgGGATGTAAATttagcagattgaaaatgctaatgaggcacccaTGACTTTTCagaacttcatttgcataatggggCACTTgccacatcaaaagtgctgctttcaaaatgcaaattagccatgtagatggggttcctttggaaggaaccctgtctacacagctagtttgcatttcaaaagcagcacttttgatgcagtgaatggccatcattatgcaaatgaagcactgaatattggcacctcattagcattttcaatctgctgcatttacataccccttccgaaagggaggggtagtgtaggtGCGGCCATCTTGTCCCCAAGCATCTGGACTACAGGAATTCAAATCCCAGCAGCGAGGCATCATTCCCACTGAATGCAATGCCAAGTATACAAGCTTTAGGGGGCCCAGGAATGCCTTGGTTATGACTGTGATTGGTTGTAGCCGTGTTGACAGTGCTTGCAAATCTGAGTCCTGTGATTTTCTTTTCAGGGTGtggataatttttaaaaataattagggaCACACACGAGTATAATTAAACACTGCTTTATTgttacacgttgaacctctctagtccagcactctctagtCTCAGTATCCATGTTCCAGCACTATTTAGTTAACCAGGGGTCCacttggatgtggccaagtttcccatggtcccataaagtttgttttcggctaccagtcctggctttcagtattctgtgcagttatttagctgtaatgtaccccaaatgccttctaagagcccagtaagcagtggaagtgttgataaaaCTGCTAGATAATGTTGAATTCCCAtagcttggcaaattctctggttcggtgtcagtcaggtctcaagggtgctggactagagaggttcaacttgtagtacctttttaaaaataaattacccaGACCTCATGGCACTGGAGATGGATAAGCCAGTCAGGGGACACTTCCATggcaaaaagaataaaaaatccaTCAGCAATGATTCTCAGGGATGGCTATGTAGGAGTAAACGACCCAAGCAAATCTCCTCATTCGGGACCACTCAGGACCCGAGAGTGCtagacaagggaggtacaacctgtacttcaATATTAAATTAAAGTGGGGAAAGAAACAGGGCCGTAATAAGCCGTGAGCAGCCATGGGCccagaggcaaggtgggaggggtgcatAGGGAGGGTCTAAGAGCAGAAAGGGGGGGGTCCTAGGACTATCAGCCCTGGAGCCCCCCCtcgctccctcagagccacatgtggattGGGGCAAAgccctctgggcccctttgaaaagacAAGTCCAGGGACAAATGCTTCCTTTGGCCCTCCGCATCTGTGGGCCATCataatacatatatacacacattacAAACACTGCACATTAACCCTTTAAAATAATAAACTTTATATAAACAAGAATCGATCATTTGGGGTCCAATCCCACAAGTCCTTTCACAGGCAAAACTCCCTGTTAGTTCAATATTTTGCCCCTTTGAGCAATGAGAGCAGGATCAGAAGCTCTCTGTAATTGTCAGCATACTGCATCAGCCCATGAGTAGCCTGCCTAGCAGCAGTGCTGAAACAGTTTGTACAGTGTGGTGCTGAGAGCCATGGAACCAAGCTGCAAagcctgtatatgatggaaaccccTGAAAGCCACTAGTTGTGACTGCAACCCCAGCATTCCTAGTTCCAACACCTGTGCTGCATAGTGTAATAAATATTAAGAATTGTCTTCTCCGATTTTAATGTCAGCATGCGCATGGAATGTTGAATACAGAACTCTCTTACCTTTAGCAGCAGCCCAGTGTAGGGGTGTCCTGTCATTCCAGTCTGTGTCTTTAAAATTCACATCACacagcccttttttcaaaagctcaTTCACTAAATTGTAATCACCCAGAGCTACAGCTTCATGCAGCTCTGTCATGTTGCACAGTTCTAATAACCCGTGGTACGAGAACAACAAATTAATACCTTCCTTCACTTGCTCTCTATAGCAGCTTTCACTAGGCTTAGAAAGGCCA encodes the following:
- the ANKRD66 gene encoding ankyrin repeat domain-containing protein 66, which gives rise to MTELHEAVALGDYNLVNELLKKGLCDVNFKDTDWNDRTPLHWAAAKGQSEMVKLLVQHGARLCLRNDVGWTPAHFAAESGRLGVLRTLHFLHAAIDATDFYGDTPKRLAEIYGHKDCVKFLEIAEVECRDYRLMAGLKGIQLDQTDEDWELKKKELEEKTPCAQVKHARSAQKKKRGKNVK